A genomic segment from Polyangium mundeleinium encodes:
- the tyrS gene encoding tyrosine--tRNA ligase, which produces MLSAERQLEELCRGVVDFHVRAELEERLKEGRPLRIKAGFDPTRPDLHLGHTVLMQKMRQFQELGHQVIFLVGDFTAMVGDPTGKSESRPRLTREEVRAAAETYQAQAFKILDKDKTEVRYNSEWLGKLSPFEIVELGAKYTVARMLERDDFSKRFDGNVPIHIHEFLYPLLQAYDSVVLENDVELGGTDQLFNLLVGRDLMPRYGKRAQIVMTTPILEGTNARVESGKVVGMKMSKSANNYVGVSEPPFEMLQKLMLVDDQVIWRYMELLSSRSNQEIAELREDVRAGQRNIVELKELFAKEVVTRFHDAAAADAALERRRSVAAGGVPDDIEEIKVAAEAESLWIAKALSLAGLVKSTNEGLRLVKSGAVHLDGEVVRDEQQKLERGRRYLVRVGSKNRKFAHLVVG; this is translated from the coding sequence ATGCTTTCCGCCGAGCGTCAACTGGAGGAGTTGTGCCGGGGCGTCGTGGACTTCCACGTCCGCGCCGAACTCGAAGAGCGCCTGAAGGAGGGCCGGCCGCTGCGCATCAAGGCCGGCTTCGACCCCACGCGTCCAGACCTGCACCTCGGGCACACCGTGCTCATGCAGAAGATGCGGCAGTTCCAGGAGCTCGGGCACCAGGTCATCTTCCTCGTCGGCGACTTCACGGCGATGGTCGGTGACCCCACGGGCAAGAGCGAGTCCCGCCCGCGTCTGACGCGCGAAGAGGTCCGCGCCGCCGCCGAGACCTACCAGGCGCAGGCGTTCAAGATCCTCGACAAGGACAAGACCGAGGTCCGCTACAACTCCGAGTGGCTCGGCAAGCTCTCGCCCTTCGAGATCGTCGAGCTCGGCGCGAAGTACACCGTCGCGCGCATGCTCGAGCGCGACGACTTCTCGAAGCGCTTCGACGGCAACGTGCCGATCCACATCCACGAGTTCCTCTACCCGCTGCTCCAGGCCTACGACTCGGTCGTGCTGGAGAACGACGTCGAGCTCGGCGGCACCGACCAGCTCTTCAACCTGCTCGTCGGCCGCGACCTCATGCCGCGTTACGGCAAGCGCGCGCAGATCGTGATGACCACGCCGATCCTCGAAGGCACGAACGCGCGCGTCGAGAGCGGCAAGGTCGTCGGCATGAAGATGTCGAAGAGCGCGAACAACTACGTCGGCGTGAGCGAGCCGCCCTTCGAGATGTTGCAGAAGCTCATGCTCGTCGATGACCAGGTGATCTGGCGCTACATGGAGCTGCTCTCGTCGCGATCGAACCAGGAGATCGCCGAGCTGCGCGAGGACGTGCGCGCCGGGCAACGCAACATCGTCGAGTTGAAGGAGCTCTTCGCGAAGGAGGTCGTGACGCGCTTCCACGACGCCGCGGCCGCCGACGCCGCGCTCGAACGGCGCCGCAGCGTGGCCGCCGGCGGCGTGCCCGACGACATCGAGGAGATCAAGGTCGCCGCCGAGGCCGAGTCGCTCTGGATCGCCAAGGCCTTGTCGCTGGCGGGCCTCGTGAAGTCGACGAACGAGGGGCTTCGGCTCGTGAAGAGCGGCGCCGTCCACCTCGACGGCGAGGTCGTGCGCGACGAGCAACAGAAGCTCGAGCGGGGCCG
- a CDS encoding HU family DNA-binding protein: MTKSELIDAIAGRGELTKARAELVVNCIFDAMTEALQRGEGIEIRGFGSFTVRPYKPYSGRNPRTGQPVPVPAKRLPFFKVGKELKELVNQSRAFAITGGKDDEDDEDDEDDEDE; encoded by the coding sequence ATGACAAAGAGCGAGCTCATCGACGCGATCGCGGGCCGTGGCGAGCTCACCAAGGCGCGCGCCGAGCTTGTGGTCAACTGCATCTTCGATGCGATGACCGAGGCGCTCCAACGCGGCGAAGGCATCGAGATCCGCGGCTTTGGAAGCTTCACGGTCCGCCCGTACAAGCCCTACAGCGGCCGAAACCCGCGCACGGGTCAGCCCGTCCCGGTGCCCGCCAAGCGCCTGCCCTTCTTCAAGGTCGGCAAGGAGCTGAAGGAGCTGGTCAACCAGAGCCGCGCCTTCGCGATCACCGGCGGCAAGGACGACGAGGACGACGAGGACGACGAGGACGACGAGGACGAATGA